Proteins found in one Triticum urartu cultivar G1812 chromosome 4, Tu2.1, whole genome shotgun sequence genomic segment:
- the LOC125551339 gene encoding transmembrane protein 205 — protein MGWAARFLTAVSFLALGVLFAPDALFGGAPGRPAAGVAAARLAHVLCFATAWGAALWVTFIGGIVMFKHLPRHQFGSLQGKMFPAYFMLISVCSAISVAAFAYLNPWKTASTVERYQLGFLLAALGFDLSNLLVFTPITIEMMMKRHKIEKDLGIGGEVGRSRNAELAKTNPALAAMNKKFGMIHGLSSLANIMAFGSLAMHSWYLASKLEL, from the exons ATGGGATGGGCCGCGCGGTTCCTGACTGCGGTCTCATTCCTCGCCTTGGGCGTCCTCTTCGCGCCGGACGCGCTCTTCGGCGGCGCCCCCGGCCGCCCAGCCGCCGGCGTCGCGGCGGCGAGGCTGGCCCATGTACTCTGCTTCGCCACCGCATGGGGGGCCGCGCTCTGGGTCACCTTCATCGGCGGCATCGTCATGTTCAA GCATTTGCCAAGGCACCAGTTCGGGAGTCTGCAGGGGAAGATGTTCCCAGCATACTTCATGTTGATATCGGTGTGTTCAGCTATATCGGTTGCAGCATTTGCATACCTCAACCCATGGAAGACAGCATCAACTGTTGAGCGTTACCAGCTTGGTTTCCTTCTTGCTGCCCTCGGTTTTGACCTGTCCAACCTTCTGGTCTTCACCCCCATAACTATCGAG ATGATGATGAAGAGGCACAAGATCGAGAAGGATCTTGGCATCGGTGGTGAGGTGGGACGGTCAAGGAATGCCGAGTTGGCAAAGACAAACCCTGCACTCGCAGCGATGAACAAGAAGTTCGGGATGATCCACGGGCTGTCGTCCCTGGCAAACATCATGGCATTCGGCAGCCTGGCCATGCACTCGTGGTACCTAGCGAGCAAGCTTGAGTTGTGA